The segment aacgAGGTGAtcaagtggatgggtcaaatgcagaggacaatgtttgccacacttagtgtgtgtgtgacaatcactggtactttaactttaacttaataatacctgaaataacgtatcttttagagttttactcgaaacatatgtttttttaaatcttgcaaatgcaaacagtagttttttactcaatacgacaatAATgttattagaatcctgagatatcgcaaaaaaagcaatataaatgtattcaaatataacttctaaacaacacatccaaaatggctaataatgtctaaagatatttatatttgttagttttactagacaaAATATATTCCGTAAGGTTTGCAAAGTCACAAGTTAGTtttctattcaatataacagtataactttcatactaaatatgaaaggtttattaacataactccaaaatcaaacgtaaaatatgtttaataaagcctgtaatattgaatttttgtgagttttaccagaatcaggtattttacttatttaaacataactcctacaccacacatgaaaaatggctaataatgcctgaaaataatgcttttttgtgagttttactcgaaacatatgcttttttaaatcttgcaaatgcaaaaaggatttttttaatcaacatgacaataatgttcttagaatcctgagataatgcaaaaaaagcaataaaaatgtattcaaacataacttttaaagtaaaatgcaaaatggctattaattcctagatatatttatctttgttatatatactaaaaaatatgtattttgtaaggtttgcaaagacacatgtaatttttttttattcaatataacagtataactgtcataccaaatatgaaaggtttataaacataactccaaaaccaaacgtaaaatctgtctaataaagcctgttatatcacaaatacagaaatgagctTTTACTCACcatgacagtatacggtcacactccgaaaatacacatgcaaaatgtctaataatgcccgaagaaatgtatctttgtgagtttaaCGGGAAAATAACATTTGttaaagtttccaaaaacaaaaagtattttttttcccaatttgacagaatcctgagataatgcgaaaaatgcaatacaatttattccaacttaattcctaatccaaacgtgcaaaatgtctaaaaatgcctttgaattgaatacatgtgagttttactagaaatagttgtttttttatggtttgcaaacacaaaaaaatcaagttttactcactttgactgtatactgtaacactcaatatgacaattattcaaacataacttctaaaccacacatgaaaaatggttaatacCTACTCATTGGCCGAGTGGTTAGATTGACCttcctgatatcggtaggttgtgagttcaaaacccggccgagtcataccaaagacaggGGCGCTGCTATGGATTTCGgcccccatgaaaataatctttacaagGCCCcgaacacataatttcatataatttcatcatcattaggtgcctctctgggcccccctccatcatgggccacTAGAATCTggctcctttacccccccttttcggcgcccctgccaaagactatataaaaatgggacccattacctccctgcttggcacttaacatcaagggttggaattagggcttAAATCACCATAAGCGCGGCACCACTtcagcccactgctcccctcacctcccagggggtgatcaaggggatgggtcgaaggcaaaggacacatttttccacacctagtgtgtgtgtgacaatcattagtactttaactttaacttaataatacctgaaataatgcatctttgggagttttactcgaaacatgagctttttaaaatcttgcaaatggaaaaagtagttttttactcaatatgacaataatgttgttagaatccggagatattgcaaaaaaagcaatacaaatttattcaaacataacttctaaacaacacatccaaaatggctaataatgactagaaatatttatctttattagttttactggaaaattatattctgtaaggtttgcaaagacacaagttagttttttattcagaaAAACAgtataactttcatactaaatatgaaaggttttgtTCTGCCCCAGTTATTAAGATTACTCTATTTAGTGTGTGTTTATTGCTAAGTCATTTCAATTGGGTCTGCTAAGTGAGCTGTACCTATAAGAAACGCGTAGGTAGGTCACGTGTTTAGACTCCGGAAGCATTTCAAACTGGTGCGCACAACTCCACTTCACTCCTCGTGTTTCTCAGCAAACAACTATTACATCTTATGCTGTTCGTGGCATCGTTGGTATGTACCTATCTTTAATGTTTATAGTACACAATGAATCATATTTAGCtgtgaaatgtgtgtgtttaacgATGTTAGACGAGCTCTGATTTCATCACTTGTTTACGTCAGCTAACTTTCATTTGTTGTCATCTGCTTCCATCTAGTGGACGTTTGTTGTACTGTTACTTAAGACAATTTACCGGTAAACAGCAGAACGCTCATTTGTCActggtatttaataattataacaaCACATACAGTAGTGTGTGACAAAGTTAAACTTAGATTTAATTCAAATGAAATACTTGATAATCTGTGGTCTGTGATATGACATTATTAAGTTCATTTAATTCAGGCATTTACATGTACAATGTTTGTGTTCTACAGTTTCACCCTTTCAATTGTCAATAAACCTGGCCTCCATCAGTCAACCTGGTGTACAGAGTTTTGATGAGCGGAAGGTGTTGAACTTACTGCCTTCGTGTACAAGTGTGCTTAAGGAAGGCAGGATAGTGAAACAACGTCTTCATCTTATAAGGTAACACACTTACACGCTGAGCATACATCATGAATTCAAAGGAGCCGTCGCTGAAGTCTAGATCCTACACATCAGGCTCCACAAAATCATCTGCGGGGAATGCTGCAGCTTTAGCCCGTGCCAAAGCAGAGGCAGCAAAAGCACGACTGAACTTTGCAGAAAAAGACATGATCCTAGCAATGGAAAAAGCCCAATTAGAAGCACACATGATGAAACTGTCCCTAGAAAGAGATGCAGCTGTAGCTGAAGCGGAGGCTGAGGCCCTAGAAGCAGCGCTCAGCATGGATGGCAGTGTGCGAAGTAGCAGGAAGTTCCCACTTCAACAGAATCCCTGTGACCCTCTAGAGCGGACCAGAGAATATGTCACTGATCAGTCAAAAGAACATTCGTCTGTAGCATTAGAAGAATACGCTCAGGATGGTGCTCGTGAGCGAGGCACACAATCCAACGCCCCTCTTAACTCCTTCATCCAGGACAGTGTTGGTCAGCTACACACACATTCAACCCCGGCACTGCATCCACATCCTCATTTTTCTTCTCAAAATGAAAGCAGCCATCCATGTTTGGACCCAGCACCAAGTAACTATCACCATACTCTCCAGTCCATACCAGTAGAGAGGCCAGCTGCTTCCAACATCACACCAACAGCAGCAAGTAGAGTAACTGTAAATCAGCCACAACCCTCTATGACCACGCCTCTACCCTTCAAGAATACTCAAGGTTATCATAACCAACAGGGATCAAGTAAAAATTGTTTTCAGTATCCCGACACGTCCAATAACACTCCTCATAATGGTCATCATGACAGATAAGATATGAATGATGTTATCAGATATTTCGCTCGGCGTGAACTGGTTACTACATGTATGACCCAATTCAACGACCAGCCAGAGAGTTACAGTGCTTGGCAACAGTCCTTTCAAAACGCAGTAAGAGGACTTCATCTAACATGCAGCGAGGAAATGGATTTGCTGGTCAAGTGGCTTGGGGAAGAgtcaggagaacatgcaaaacgtATTCGAGCTGTCAACGCTAGCCAACCTCAAAGAGGACTTCAGAGTATATGGGACAGACTGGACGCATGCTACGGAGCCCCTGAAGTAGTCGAAGAGGCACTTTTCCAACGCATCAGCAACTTCCCCAAAATCACCTACAAGGACATGAGCTCAGTGACCTTCTTATGGAACTGCAGGCGGACAAGACAGATGGAACTCTTCCCGGCCTTCACTACCTCGACACAGCCAGAGGAATAAGTCCTCTTGTCCAGAAGTTGCCCTCTAGTCTGCAAAAGAAATGGCTGTCTGTTGGGTCCAATTACTAAGAACACTTTCGAGTCTCATTCCCTCCTTTTGAAGTATTTGTGGACTTTATTTTCCATCAGGCTAAAATCAGAAATTACCCTAGTTTCAACGTTGCTGTTCAAGCTGACTTTGCAAAGACAGACAAGACCTTTTAGAACAACCAAACCAAGAGAAATATCAGTCCACAAGATGGAAGTCTCTCCTACAGAACACAGTGCTGAAGCTGAGAACCCCGAACGTCAGTGCCCAATTCATAAAAAACCCCACCTTCTGAGGAAATGTCGAGCATTCCGAGATAAACCCATAGAAGAAAGGAAAGAATTCCTCAGAGAACACAAGATATGCTTTAAATGTTGCACGTCTTCAAAACACATGGCTAGAGACTGCAAGTATACAGCCACATGCACTGAATGTGGGAGTGACAAACATAACTCTGCTCTCCATCCAGGACCAGCACCACAGACAGAGGAGCCATACCCCTCTTCAAAGCATGGCGGGGAGCCAACAGCTTCAGAAGTTGCCAGCAGCTGCACTACAGCTGTGGTGGTGATCAAAGTGACAGATCATGCTCTAAAATCTATTTGGTTAGAATCTACCCCATCAACCGTCAAGAAAAGGCAATAAAGGTCTACGCTATCATTGACGAACACAGCAACAGATCCTTAGCCCGGTCTGAGTTCTTTGACACCTTCAAAGTCCAAGGATCCCCCTCTCCATACTCTCTCCGAACCTGTTCAGGAGTAACAGAAACCATGGGAAGAAGAGCTACAGGTTACCAGATTGAATCCATGGACGGCAAAGTCAGTCTTCCTCTACCAAGTCTGGTTGAATGCAACGACATCCCTGACAACAGATCAGAGATCCCAACTCCCAATGCTGCATCTAatttatgggttgtacttgtatagcgcttttctaccttcaaggtactcaaagcgctttgacactacttccacatttacccattagtgtcttgctcaggacacaacggaccccCACCTGAAGTCCATTGCTCAATTCATCCCAGAGCTCGAACAGAGAACACCCATTCTGCTTCTCCTAGGCCGAGACATTATCGCAGCTCACAAAGTTCGCAAACAGTTGAACGGCCCTCGAGATGCTCCTTATGCACAGAAACACGACCTGGGGTGGGTGATAGTTGGTAATGTCTGCTTGGGAGGTGTGCACAAGCCAGATAGTATAAATGCCTTCTATACCCAGGTAAAAGAACGGAAACGCCCCTCCATCTTTCAACCATGCTCAAACATCCTGCAGGTGAAAGAGAGATGCAGTCAGTTTCAGTACAAAGACTATCCGAAGATACAGACAACTGGGATTCTTACATGCAGTCGAGAAGCTGAAGAGTTGGGCTCCACAGTGTTTCAGCAGACAAGGGATGATGACAAAGTTGCTCCTTCAATTGAGGACATTTCTTTCTTGAAAATCATGAGAGACAATTTAAAGAAAGATTAAAAACAACAGCTGGGTAGCTCCGCTGCCTTTCACGTCACAAAGGCGTCGTCCCCCCGATAACAAAGTACAGGCCTTAAATCGACTTTCATCACTGACACGGAGTCTTGAAAGGAAGCCtgcattaaaacaacattttctCACCTTCATGGAAAATATGTTTCAGAAAAATAATGCAGAAGTAGCACCTCTTTTGAAGAGAGGCGAAGAGCGCTGGTATCTTCCAACCTTTGGTGTGTATCACCCGAAGAAGCCTAGAAACATTCGCATTGTGTTTGACTCAAGTGCTCAGCATGGAGGAGTGTCATTAAACAATGTCTTGTTGACTGGGCCCAACCTCAACAACAGCCTGCTTGGGGTACTTCTCAGGTTCCGCAAAGAAGCTGTAGCAGTAACAGCGGACATTGAACAGATGTTCTACTGCTTCCTCGTCAGGGAAGAGGACCGTAAGTTCTTGAGGTTCCTGTGGTTCCGGGATAATGACCCATCCAAAAACATTATTGACTACCGCATGAGGGTCCACGTCTTCGGCAACAACCCCTCCCCCGCAGTGGCTATCTACTGTCTCCGGAAGAGCACATAGTTTGGAGACCCTGACGTCAAACAGTTCGTCAATCGGGACTTTTACGTGGACGACGGCTTGAAATCCTTCTCTTCTGTAGAAGCAGCAGTGGACATACTCAAGAGAACGGAAGACACTCTCTCAGCATCAAACTTGCGATTGCATAAAATTGCCTCAAACAGGAGAGAAGTAATGGAGGCCTTCCCATCCCGTGATCACGCCAACGACTTCAAAGATCTGGATATTGGTGCTGATGATCTTCCAATGCAACGCAGTCTCGGCCTCAACTGGGATTTGATGTCCGACACCTTCATCTTCAAGGTTGGCGATGAAGAGAAACCCTTCACCCGCCGAGGCATCCTGTCTACTGTTAATGGCATCTTCGATCCTCTTGGATTTATCGCCCCAAGTCACTATTCAAGGCAAAGCCATCTTACGAGAGCTTACAAGAGATCACGGCGACTGGGACTCTCCCCTCCCACAAGACATGAAACAGACATGGGTCACATGGCGATCCTCTCTAGAAGATCTGGGAAGTCTCCAGCTACCACGGACATATGCAGAACCTTCTCTGGCAGGAATGTTGCGATGAGAGCTATGTGTCTTTTGTGACGCCTCTACTAAGGCAATCGCTGCTGTAGCCTAACAGATACAGAGGGTACCATCCATGTAGGGTTTACTATGGGAAAGGCTAAGTTGGCCCCCCTTAACGAACATACGGTGCCGAGGCTTGAGCTTTGCGCAGCTGTCCTTGCTGTAGAACTGGCAGAGCTCATCACCTCAGAGATCGACACACAACTGGATGAGACCCATCTTTTACAGCGACAGTCAGGTAGTACTCGGTTACATCAAGAATGAGACCAGACGCTTCTACGTGTACGTCAGCAACCGAGTACTAAGGATAAGAAGGTCTTCTCGCCCTGGAAAGTGGCAACATGTGCCAACAGAACTCAACCCGGCAGATATCGCTACAAGGTCCGTTACAGCTGCACATCTCACAGATACCAGCTGGCTGTGTGGACCCCTATTTCTGAAGAGCCATTGAAAAAACAGTCTGAAGAAGACAACTTTGAGCTAGTTGACCCTTCATCAGATCCAGACATCCGTGCACTAGTGTCAACAATGAGCACAACCATGTCAAGCAGACTACTTGGATCTCAACACTTCTCCAAGTTTTCAAGTTGGAAATCATTGACCCATGCAGTCGATCACCTTATCCGTATTGCTCGCCGCTTCCAGAGGAACCCTGCAACCAAAGACAATGTTTGCAAAGACTCCCATCTCCGTGACGCGGCGATCTCTACAAACGAACTCTTACAGTCTGAGAAAATCATCATCTGCACTGTTCAACGGGAGATCTACGCTGATGAGTACACCTGTCTGCAGAAGGAGGAAAGTATTTCTAAAGACAGCCCCCTCAAAGCCCTCGATCCTTTCATTGATAATGACGGTCTTCTGAGAGTTGGAGGTCGTATCAAAGAAGCTCAACTTCAGCAACAAGAGAAAACCCCCATCATTATTCCCGGCAGTCATCATGTAGCAATACTCTTGATCCGACACCATCATGAGAAAACTCAACATCAAGGGCGACTGTTCACCGAGGGTGCCATACGCAGTGCCGGATTCTGGATAGTTGATGGAAAAAGACGGGTGAGCAGTGTGATTCATGCATGTGTCGTATGTCGTAAACTACGAGGCCCCCATCAGGCACAGAAGATGGCCGACATTCCGGAAAATCGCCTCTCTACTGAACCTCCATTCACAAATGTTGGCTTGGATGTGTTTGGACCGTGGGCTGTGTCTTCACGACGTACAAGAGGTGGCTTCGCTCAGAGTAAACGGTGGGCAGTGTTATTTACCTGCATGAGTGTTCGAGCTGTCCACATCGAGGTAATAGAATCTCTAGACACGTCAAGCTTCCTCAACGCTCTTCGGCGTTTCCTTGCTGTTAGGGGCCCTGTGAAGCTTATTCGTTCAGACCGAGGAACTAACTTTGTCAGCGCGTGCAAAGAGCTGAAGATCTCAAACATCATTAATGCTTCGGTCGAGAAGTATCTCTTGGATCAAGGATGTGAATGGAAGTTCAACGCTCCTCATGGCTCTCATATGGGTGGTTCATGGGAGAGGATGATTGGAGTAGCACGAAGGATTCTGGACTCCATGTTCCTCCAGCTAGGAGCTTCACGACTCACTCACGTAGCACTCACTACACTGGTGGCAGAAGTTGCTGCAGTCATTAATGCCAGACCTCTGATCCCAGTGTCTACTGACCCGGACGACCCCCTCATCCTTACTCCAGCAACCCTCCTCACCCAAAAAGTGAGTTTTCCTTCTGCCCCAGTCGGTGATTGGATCAAAAACCTTCACAAGTCCCAGTGGCGCCAAGTCCAACATCTTGCCCAAACTTTCTGGAATAGATGGAAGAGACAATACCTTGCATCACTTCAACCACGGACAAAGTGGACGACCTCCACTCCAGACCTTCAGCTTGGGAGTATTGTCCTTCTCAAAGACAACCAGTTTGCAAGAAACGAGTGGCCTCTGGGCTTGATTACTCAAGTCTTTCCAAGCAAAGATGGTAAGGTGCGGCAAGTGGAGATCAAGGTCTACAGGAAAGATGGGACTAAACTCTTCCTGCGTCCcatttctgagacagtcctccTTCTTGCTTCTGATAAGGAACGATAAGAGCTGTATGGACATTAAGGTGGTGACATTTTAAAATGCCAGGCGGGGAGTGTTCTGCCCCAGTTATTAAGATTACTCTATTTAGTGTGTGTTTATTGCTAAGTCATTTCAATTGATTCTGCTAAGTGAGCTGTACCTATAAGAAACGCGTAGGTAGGTCACGTGTTTAGACTCCGGAAGCATTTCAAACTCCACTTCACTCCTCGTGTTTCTCAGCAAACAACTTTTACATCTTTTGCTGTTCGTGGCATCGTTGGTATGTACCtatatttaatgtttatagtACACAATGAATCATATTTAgctgtaaatgtgtgtgtttaacaAAGTTAGACGAGctctgggccctgcgatgaggtggcgacttgtccagggtgtaccccgccttccgcccgattgtagctgagataggcgccagcgccccccgcgaccccgaaagggaataagcggtagaaaatggatggatggatggacgagctCTGATTTCGTCACTTGTTCACGTCAGCTAACTTTCATTTGTTGTCATCTGCCTCCATCTAGTGGACGTTTGTTGTACCGTTACTTAAGACAATTTACCGGTAAACAGCAGAACGCTCATTTGTCACTGGTATTTACTAATTATAACAACACATACAGTAGTGTGTGACAAAGTTAAACTTAGAATTAATTCAAATGGAATACTTGATAATCTGTGGTCTGTGATATGACATTATTAAGTTCATTTAATTCAGGCATTTACATGTACAATGTTTGTGTCCTACAGTTTCACCCTTTCAATAGTCAATAAACCTGGCCTCCATCAGTCAACCTGGTGTACAGAGTTTTGATGAGCGGAAGGTGTTGAACTTACTGCCTTCGTGTGCAAGTGTGCTTAAGGAAGGCAGAATAGGTTTAttagcataactccaaaaccaaacataaaatctgtctaataaagcctgtaatattgaacacTGTAAACCAAAAAATGATCAaagacattatatttacagaatttttcattaaacattttgtggaaaaatatcgtaattttacagatttttacgaaattattaaaat is part of the Nerophis ophidion isolate RoL-2023_Sa linkage group LG13, RoL_Noph_v1.0, whole genome shotgun sequence genome and harbors:
- the LOC133564417 gene encoding uncharacterized protein LOC133564417, which gives rise to MSTTMSSRLLGSQHFSKFSSWKSLTHAVDHLIRIARRFQRNPATKDNVCKDSHLRDAAISTNELLQSEKIIICTVQREIYADEYTCLQKEESISKDSPLKALDPFIDNDGLLRVGGRIKEAQLQQQEKTPIIIPGSHHVAILLIRHHHEKTQHQGRLFTEGAIRSAGFWIVDGKRRVSSVIHACVVCRKLRGPHQAQKMADIPENRLSTEPPFTNVGLDVFGPWAVSSRRTRGGFAQSKRWAVLFTCMSVRAVHIEVIESLDTSSFLNALRRFLAVRGPVKLIRSDRGTNFVSACKELKISNIINASVEKYLLDQGCEWKFNAPHGSHMGGSWERMIGVARRILDSMFLQLGASRLTHVALTTLVAEVAAVINARPLIPVSTDPDDPLILTPATLLTQKVSFPSAPVGDWIKNLHKSQWRQVQHLAQTFWNRWKRQYLASLQPRTKWTTSTPDLQLGSIVLLKDNQFARNEWPLGLITQVFPSKDGKVRQVEIKVYRKDGTKLFLRPISETVLLLASDKER